The Phycisphaerae bacterium DNA window TCGGCAGCATTTGAGCGAAGAACATTATGATATAATCCACAGCGTACTCCCCTTCGATTTCGCCGATGTTTATCAGCCCAGGGGCGGAAGCTACCCGGAAGCGGCTATCCGTAATGCGGCAAGCTATAATCTCGCCGCCTTGAGAATTTTCAAGCTTCTGACAAGCTTTGCCAATTTCAGAAGAACTGCACTTGCACGGGCGGAAAAGAAAATCTGTAAAAAAGAAAATGGCCCTGTCGTCGCCGCATTAAGCGAATATGTAAAAACGCAATTCAAAAGGCATTACAATCTGCCGGATAGTAAAATATTCGTTATTCCAAACGGAATTAAACTTACTCACAGTCTAAACAAGGCTCGAAGCGATAAGCTCCGTTCACAGATACTTGCGAAATTGAAAATCAAAGAAGCTCAGCAGCCCGTATTTTTCCTCTTTGCCGCTAACAATTTCAGGCTTAAAGGTCTCGTTCCCATTATCCGGGCGATGAAAATTCTTACTGACAAACTGACTAAAAGGCCTCCTTACCTGGTCGCGGCAGGAAAAGGCTCCGCAGCGGATTATCGCCGGCTCGGCCGAAAATTAAAAATTGAAGACAGGATAATTTTTATCGGCCCGACCCCGCATATTCAAAACGCCATAGATGTAACCGATGTCGCGGTACTGCCGACTTACTACGACCCATCAAGCAGATTCATCCTCGAAGCACTGGCGGCAGGCAAACCCGCAATTACTACCAGGTACAACGGCGCAGCAGATTTATTTACCGCCGACAGACATGGCAAAATTTTTGACTCGCCCGACGATATCGATTCTCTTGCCGAGGCAATGAGATATTTTTGCAATACCGAAAATCTTGCTGCCGCAGGAAAAGCAATCGAAGATGACGATATCAAATCAAAGGTTTCAATTGAAACTCACTGTAGAAAACTTCTTGTGTTATATGACCAGATAATCGAAAACAGGACACAAAAATGATGGCTGTAGTTTTAATTATTATTTCCTATTTTATCGGCTCAATTTCTTTTGCGATGCTGATTGCGAGAATGCACGGCATAGACCTTCGTGCAATTGGTTCAGGAAATCTGGGCGCGACAAATCTTGCCCGCGCCTGCGGCAAAAAATGGGCTTATATCTGCTTTGCCCTCGATGTACTTAAAGGTTTCGTCCCTGTCATCGCGGCAAAGCTATTGATTATCCCTGCTTCTCCATCAGCGGCACTCCTCACTGTCTGGCTGGCAACAGGCATCGCCGCAATCTTGGGCCATATTTTCCCGTTCTATCTTAAATTCAAAGGTGGAAAAGGCGTCGCTACAAGTTTCGGCGTTGTACTTGGCATCTGGCCTTATTACACAATTCCGGGTCTTATCGTGTTTGTCCTGTGGGCGGTGATTGTACTTATCTGGAAATATATCTCACTTGCTTCTGTTATTGCCGCAGCGATTTTCCCGATAGTAATGATTATTCTGACAGGAATATTAAAAAACTGGTACTTTAGCACTCTATGGCCGCTGATTTTGGCGGCAGCTATTTTATGTTCTCTGGTGATATTCCTTCATCGCACTAATATAAAAAGACTCCTCGACGGCAACGAAAATAAAGTCCTGCAAAAGGAAGACTAAGCCTTTAATTTAGATTCGAGAATCTTTGCCACCACTTGAGGATTCGCAGTTCCCTTTGTTTTCTGCATTACCTGCCCCATTAAAAAGCCGTGAGCTTTTTTGCTTTTCTTATCGCCGCTTTTGGCGTCCGCAACAGCCTGAGAATTCGCCGCGATAACCTCATCGACGATCTTTTCGAGTTCGCCCGCATCGCTTTTCTGCAAAAGATTGAGCGTTTCCGCTATTTTGCCGGGCAGTTCTTTGCTTTCTGTCATCTTCGCAAAAATCGTAACAGCAGCAGTTGCGCTTATCTGGCCTGAATCCGCCATTTTCGCAAGTTCGGCAAGTCTCTGCGGCTCTATACCGAGTTCCGCGACAGCGCAGCCTTTCTCATTAGCGATTTTCAAGCCGGCTTGTGTGATAAGATTGCAAATTCTTTTCGCGTCTCCGCCGGCCTTTACAGCATTATCGAAAAATTCCGCCGTTACCCTGTCTATCGTTAATACGCCCGCGTCATAATCACTCAAACCGTACTGACTGACGAAGCGAGCCTGCATTTTCAGCGGCAGTTCACAAAGTTTTGCATTAATTTCATTGAGCCATTTTTCATTCACAACAACCGGCACAAGGTCGGGGTCGGGAAAATAACGGTAATCGTGCGCCTCTTCCTTTTCTCTCTGCAAAACGGTAACTTCTCTTACATCGTCCCAGCCGAAGGTTTTTTTATTGCCGCTCTGCATAATCTCACCGCGTTCGAGGAAATTTTCAAGCTGCCGGTGCGCCTCATACGCCACACTTTTTTCAAGTGCTTTGAAGCTGTTAAGATTTTTAACCTCTGTGATGGGAGTTTTATATTCGCTGCTGTCTTTTTTAATATGCAGATTTACATTCGGCTCGAACCGCATATGACCTTTCTGCATATCCGCTTCTGAAACGCCCAGGAAACGTACAATCCTCTGCAATTCAACAGCCAGAGATTTTACTTCTTCGGCACTGTTAATATCCGGCTCTGTTACAATTTCCATTAACGGCGTTCCTGCCCTGTTAAGGTCAACCTGTGAAAAATTCCCTGCCGTATGAATATTTTTGCCGGCGTCTTCTTCAAGATGCACCCTGCGAATGCGGATTTTTTTCGCCGTACCGTCGGAAACGGGAATTTCTATAAATCCATTTGAGCCTATCGGCAAATCGTATTGACTTATCTGATAATTTTTCGGCAAATCGGGATAGTAATAACTTTTTCTGTCCCATTTCGTAAATTCCGCTACTTTGCAGTTAAGAGCGGTTGCCGTAAGAATTGCAAATTCTACCGCCTGTTTATTCATTACAGGCAGCGCGCCCGGCAGACCGAGACAAACCGGACAAACTCTGCTGTTTGGCTCTGCCGCGAATGCAAGCTCGCAGCCGCAGAACATCTTCGTCCGCACGGCAAGCTGCACGTGAATCTCAAGCCCAACAATAATCTTTTTGTCTATATCAGCCATTATATAAACCACGAATTTTTTACTTTTTATTTACTTCTATTTAACCACGAATAAACACGAATATACACTAATTTATATTTATTATTTATATCGCTATATTTGTACCCATTGTTCTGTTTCTACTCTATATTTTTCCCAAAAATTTCTTAATTTTTCTAAAGTTTCTTTAGAAGACAAAGGCTCATCGAGATATTCAAATAAATCAAATTCGTCAAATTGGCCATATTCAGGAATAGATAAAACAGAACCAAAACCACAAAATAAGACCTTATTCCCTATAAAACTTGCCGTTTTGCAAATAATTTTATGAACATCTAAAACTTTGCCTAAGGCATTCTTAATTTCATCCGCGATTCCATTCCTACTCTCAGGCGTAGCTGAATGTGCAATATATTTATTTACATAATCGCACAAATCCTTAATTTTTATCAATTCATCCATAAGATTCTTAAAAATACTATCTGGAATTAAATCGTCAGGACTTCTTTTGTCAGCAGCTATCCCCACTATAGAATCTATCCGCCTATGAAAATCTGTAGAAAATTCTATTTCATCTAAATTATGAAAGGCGAGAATATTTTTTCTGGTCAACAATGTGCTATTCTTTTTTATGTCTTCAATTAGATTATACAACGAATAAACTGTGTATTGTTTATTTTTTTGCACCCTATCTAAGTCTTTATCTACCAGTTTTCTTATTGACAGTAATTGGGTTTTGAAAAAAGCATCATTAATAAAACAATAAAGTCTTCTATTTTCTTTGATATTGCCTCTTTCATCTTTAGCTTTGTATTTCCTCGACTCATTTATGCACTGAAAAAAGGCACAATCGCTAATCATATCATAGATTTGATTACGAATAGAATGCATATCCTTTCCCAAAAGCATATTCTTCCACTCTTCGAATTTCTCTTGAAAACCTTTGACAGGTTGTACTTTAGAAACAGAATTTTTGTGTTTATTCGTGTTCATTCGTGGTTAATTAGTTCGTCATAAAACCAATCTCTTGTAAGTAAATTTTGGATTGCCGAAATTTAAAATTAATCCTAATTTCATTCCCGTAGCACGCAGATAATTCAATACTTGTGCTGTATGGACATTAGTAATGGCTTCAACAGTCTTTAATTCCAATATAATCTTGTTGTCCACAAGAATATCCGCAAAATACTGGCCTATCACTTTTTCATGGAAATAAACATTAGCTGGAGCCTGCTGTCTTGCAGGAATTCCATCCCTTTCAAACAGCATCATCATCGCATTCTCATACACTTTCTCCAGAAAACCACACCCAAGTTCATTATGCACCTCAAGTGCCAATCCTGTGAGTTTATAAGATAAATCCTTATAAATTATATTTTCTTCATCACACATTTAAGGCCGAATAAAAATTTTATTTAGTGTTTATTAGTGTTCATTCGTGGTTAATTATATATTTATAAAATTCGTGGTTTTTGTTTATGAAAATCCGTCTGATTTTCAAACATCTTTGCTATTCGTAAAAGTTTTTCTTCCTGGAATGTCGATGCTATTATTTGCAATCCTATCGGAAGATTTTTATCATCGAAGCCGCAGGGAATACTCATCGCCGGCACTCCCGCGAGATTTACAGCGATTGTATAAACATCTGAAAGATACATCTGCAGCGGGTCGGCTGTCTTTTCGCCGATATTAAACGCGGTCGTCGGACTTGTCGGCATTATAATACAATCCGCTTTTTCAAATGCAGCGGTAAAATCGCTCCGGATAAGATTTCGTACTTTAAGTGCTTTCAGATAATACGCGTCATAATAGCCGCTGGACAGCGCGTAAGTGCCCAGCATAATGCGTCTTTTGACTTCCTGTCCAAACGCCTCGGCACGCGATTTTGTGTAAATCTCGATATAATCGCCCGCGTTTTTGGTTCTGTGTCCGTAATGCACGCCGTCGTATCTGGCAAGATTGCTCGATGCTTCCGCCGTAGCGATTAAATAATATGCCGCAATCGCGTATTCGAAGTGCGGCATTTTTATTTCGATAATTTCCGCGCCGCTTTTCTTATAAATATCAATCGCCCCTTTAACCGCGGCAACAACCCGGCTGTCGGCCCCTTCGAGCAATTGCGGCACAACAGCTATTTTCAAATCTTTTACGCCGTTTTCTATTCCGGCAGAATAATCACACCTCGGAGATATTTTTTCATCGACGCTTGTGCTGTCTTTTTCATCATGCCCTGCGATAACACTCAACATCAATGCGCAATCGGCAGAATCTCTTGTTAATGGCCCAATCTGGTCGAGACTCGAACCATAAGCTACAAGGCCATATCGTGAAACTCTGCCATAGGTAGGTTTCAGGCCGACAAGGCCGCAGAAACTTGCAGGCTGCCTGATAGAGCCGCCTGTATCGGAGCCAAGAGCAGCAAAGCACATTTGTGCCGCTACCGCCGCCGCCGAGCCGCCGCTGCTTCCGCCGGGAACCCTGTTTTTATCCCAGGGATTAACCGTCTTTTTCAGACCCGAATTTTCAGTGCTCGAACCCATCGCGAACTCATCGAGGTTTGTCTTGCCGATTATGACAGCGTCAGCGGCAAGTAATTTATCAATCACAGTCGCATTGTAAGGCGAATGGAAATTTTCAAGAATCTTTGACCCGCAGGTAGTTGCGCCGAATGTTGTGCACATATTATCTTTAACAGCTATCGGCACACCCGCCAAAACACCAATGGGCTTTTTGGCAGCGATTTTTCCGTCAATCTCTT harbors:
- a CDS encoding glycosyltransferase family 4 protein — translated: MKLAIITERANITLGGAEKSIFELAARMSLLGVDVKILAATGTASSQRVRILCGNTEKRISLKIFERAVRQHLSEEHYDIIHSVLPFDFADVYQPRGGSYPEAAIRNAASYNLAALRIFKLLTSFANFRRTALARAEKKICKKENGPVVAALSEYVKTQFKRHYNLPDSKIFVIPNGIKLTHSLNKARSDKLRSQILAKLKIKEAQQPVFFLFAANNFRLKGLVPIIRAMKILTDKLTKRPPYLVAAGKGSAADYRRLGRKLKIEDRIIFIGPTPHIQNAIDVTDVAVLPTYYDPSSRFILEALAAGKPAITTRYNGAADLFTADRHGKIFDSPDDIDSLAEAMRYFCNTENLAAAGKAIEDDDIKSKVSIETHCRKLLVLYDQIIENRTQK
- the gatA gene encoding Asp-tRNA(Asn)/Glu-tRNA(Gln) amidotransferase subunit GatA; protein product: MNDEIIKLSCSQLRDKIAKGEIKSSGAVSAVFGQIEKYDGQIGAFLSTFKQDALQKAKEIDGKIAAKKPIGVLAGVPIAVKDNMCTTFGATTCGSKILENFHSPYNATVIDKLLAADAVIIGKTNLDEFAMGSSTENSGLKKTVNPWDKNRVPGGSSGGSAAAVAAQMCFAALGSDTGGSIRQPASFCGLVGLKPTYGRVSRYGLVAYGSSLDQIGPLTRDSADCALMLSVIAGHDEKDSTSVDEKISPRCDYSAGIENGVKDLKIAVVPQLLEGADSRVVAAVKGAIDIYKKSGAEIIEIKMPHFEYAIAAYYLIATAEASSNLARYDGVHYGHRTKNAGDYIEIYTKSRAEAFGQEVKRRIMLGTYALSSGYYDAYYLKALKVRNLIRSDFTAAFEKADCIIMPTSPTTAFNIGEKTADPLQMYLSDVYTIAVNLAGVPAMSIPCGFDDKNLPIGLQIIASTFQEEKLLRIAKMFENQTDFHKQKPRIL
- a CDS encoding GxxExxY protein, with translation MCDEENIIYKDLSYKLTGLALEVHNELGCGFLEKVYENAMMMLFERDGIPARQQAPANVYFHEKVIGQYFADILVDNKIILELKTVEAITNVHTAQVLNYLRATGMKLGLILNFGNPKFTYKRLVL
- the gatB gene encoding Asp-tRNA(Asn)/Glu-tRNA(Gln) amidotransferase subunit GatB — translated: MADIDKKIIVGLEIHVQLAVRTKMFCGCELAFAAEPNSRVCPVCLGLPGALPVMNKQAVEFAILTATALNCKVAEFTKWDRKSYYYPDLPKNYQISQYDLPIGSNGFIEIPVSDGTAKKIRIRRVHLEEDAGKNIHTAGNFSQVDLNRAGTPLMEIVTEPDINSAEEVKSLAVELQRIVRFLGVSEADMQKGHMRFEPNVNLHIKKDSSEYKTPITEVKNLNSFKALEKSVAYEAHRQLENFLERGEIMQSGNKKTFGWDDVREVTVLQREKEEAHDYRYFPDPDLVPVVVNEKWLNEINAKLCELPLKMQARFVSQYGLSDYDAGVLTIDRVTAEFFDNAVKAGGDAKRICNLITQAGLKIANEKGCAVAELGIEPQRLAELAKMADSGQISATAAVTIFAKMTESKELPGKIAETLNLLQKSDAGELEKIVDEVIAANSQAVADAKSGDKKSKKAHGFLMGQVMQKTKGTANPQVVAKILESKLKA
- the plsY gene encoding glycerol-3-phosphate 1-O-acyltransferase PlsY — encoded protein: MMAVVLIIISYFIGSISFAMLIARMHGIDLRAIGSGNLGATNLARACGKKWAYICFALDVLKGFVPVIAAKLLIIPASPSAALLTVWLATGIAAILGHIFPFYLKFKGGKGVATSFGVVLGIWPYYTIPGLIVFVLWAVIVLIWKYISLASVIAAAIFPIVMIILTGILKNWYFSTLWPLILAAAILCSLVIFLHRTNIKRLLDGNENKVLQKED